The genomic DNA gtatacAATATTTGTTTCAAGGTGGAATAGCTCTTGTATATGTTGGGCAACCCTTAGATACTGTTAAGGTAAAAATGCAAACATTTCCTTCCATGTATAAAGGAATGGTAAATTGTTTTCTCCAAACATTAAAAACGGATGGCGTGATACGTGGTTTATATGCAGGAACCGTGCCTGCGATAGTTGCTAATGTAGCTGAAAATTcagtattatttgctgcatatgGTGGATGCCAAAAAATGATATCTAATGTGTTAggtaataattactttaaaacataaatatatacatatgtattatttTCTGTTTAAAAACATGAAATTGGCATAGGTGTGAAGAAAGAGGATTTAACATCTGTTCAAAATGCTTGTGCTGGCTTTTTtgctgcattcttttcatcgttAACACTATGTCCAACAGAGcttataaaatgtaaattacaaGCGATAAGAGAAGTTCAAGCTGAAATGATATTAACAGAAACAGAATCAGAAACAGCAACAGTAGCagcaaaaaatataattaatgtaagaacaacaagaaagatATGTAACATATATTCTGAAAATGATGGTTATTTTCTGTAGAAAAAAATTGGACCATGGAGTTTAACAAACCAAATTCTTAAAGAACAAGGAATAAGAGGTCTATTTTCCGGTTTATCATCGACCATAGCTCGTGAAATGCccggatatttcttttttttcggagGTTATGAAATCACCAGAGAACTTTTAGCAAAACCAAATGAAAGTAGGAACGATATTGGATGGCAAAAAACAATGATAGCTGGTGGTGTTGGTGGAACTGTATTATGGCTTGTTATATTTCCAGCAGATGTTATTAAAAGTAGAATACAGGTCAGTTTCATTTGATAATATACATATCTATATAAATATAGATATGTGAATAACAGTGAATAAGTAATAAGGTTCAACACGCTTGTGCCCAGGGTAACAACTGTATTTAGCTTGGTTAAGACAAAGCGAAGTCGTAAATTAAACTATTCAAAAGCAATACGAGTGATGTCGTGGCATTCAAGAATAATATTCATTGTTTCTGAGTGTCACGACATTAACCAATGTCGATGCAGTTCGacaataaaattttttagaGATCGTCATATCTTTATTACGAGTAGATCTATCCAAGTAAGCACGAACGTGTTAATCGAGAATGAAGTATGTTAATGAactttatatttaatttcatttttaaaggtAAAAAACTTAAAAGAGCCAGCATTACTAATTATGAAAGATATTGTGAGGAATGAAGGTATTGGTGCTTTGTACAATGGTTTAAAACCAACGTTATTAAGAACAGTACCAGCAACAGCTACATTGTTTGTAACCTATGAATATACTAAAAAATTTAtgcataattattttgaaaataattgacaaaaaaaattatatttttttacatgTATATACGCGTATAGTTAATAAAGTTTATATTCAACAAAAATAtgtgtttataatatgtatgtaCTTTTGTATGTTCCAATAGACTGTCATCATCTTAAAACAAAACAATACtttctaatataaaattactaaaacgaaattaaatataagtttttaaaaatttacttcattattttctttggtattataatttaaaaaatttatctcaTCTATGAAATTTTCACTTCGTTTTCCATAAATTAGTTGCCTTAAAtaatcttcttttcttttttcttcatttaacaAATACCACCCAGCTTCCTGAATCTGTAAAATCAACAATAAAGttggtacatatgtatatcatataactttaagttaatatatCATTTTACGAAATAATTTGAGAAATTACCGGAAGTGGGGTATATCCAAGAGCCTTCAGTTCCTTCATTTTTCTGCATGTAGGACCAGTGTAATTACTATGACCCATTACTTTTGCTCTAAGAGGCAGTAGGCATAGAACATTccactttattttctttaattcatcactatttacatatttaagTGTACCAAAGGGCATTGATGATAAAATAGGTTCAACATCAACAGGATTGTTATGTTCATCCAAACCAAAAATTATATCCCTTATTGGGTAATGAGGTAAAATATAATCAACATATATATCTAGTCCTAAGTTGTTCTATAACAACAAAatgaaatacattaaatatatttttcttttctgaaaatgtattattcatataattttgtaaGCATACTTTGCATAGAAATACAATTTCACTTCGCAATTTTATATTGTTGTCTTTTCTCTGAATATCGTCGGAAGGTGtatatttctataataaaaataatgaaattttaattcagttacatgtaattatttatataattcgttaaaatttaatatcatgTACTAAATTGTACCTTTACTA from Osmia lignaria lignaria isolate PbOS001 chromosome 15, iyOsmLign1, whole genome shotgun sequence includes the following:
- the LOC117612011 gene encoding mitochondrial ornithine transporter 1; translated protein: MTLENTSRESQHIKNLRDGVIDFVAGSLGGIALVYVGQPLDTVKVKMQTFPSMYKGMVNCFLQTLKTDGVIRGLYAGTVPAIVANVAENSVLFAAYGGCQKMISNVLGVKKEDLTSVQNACAGFFAAFFSSLTLCPTELIKCKLQAIREVQAEMILTETESETATVAAKNIINKKIGPWSLTNQILKEQGIRGLFSGLSSTIAREMPGYFFFFGGYEITRELLAKPNESRNDIGWQKTMIAGGVGGTVLWLVIFPADVIKSRIQVKNLKEPALLIMKDIVRNEGIGALYNGLKPTLLRTVPATATLFVTYEYTKKFMHNYFENN